One Pelodiscus sinensis isolate JC-2024 chromosome 25, ASM4963464v1, whole genome shotgun sequence DNA window includes the following coding sequences:
- the GPR3 gene encoding G-protein coupled receptor 3, whose product MSHNSTEGQQGWFAASNDSSSSLNLDSVGQPLALNPWDVVLCISGTIISCENAIVVAILFYTPAFRTPMFLLIGSLATADFLAGLGLIFHFAFVYCIQSQALNLITVGLLVTSFTASVGSLLAITIDRYLSLYNALTYYSERTVTRTYIMLILTWGFSICFGLLPVMGWNCLKDISTCSIVKPLTKNNLIILSISFFMVFAVMLQLYIQICKIVCRHAHQIAVQRHFLATSHYVTTRKGISTLAVILGTFASCWLPFAIYCLLGDYTYPALYTYMTILPATYNSMINPVIYAFRNQEIQKVLWTVCCGCFSSTMPFRSRSPSDV is encoded by the coding sequence ATGTCCCACAACTCCACTGAAGGCCAACAAGGCTGGTTTGCAGCCAGcaatgacagcagcagctccttgaACTTGGACTCTGTGGGGCAACCTCTTGCCCTGAATCCCTGGGATGTGGTGCTTTGCATTTCTGGGACTATCATCTCCTGTGAGAATGCCATTGTGGTAGCCATCCTATTTTACACCCCTGCCTTCCGGACTCCAATGTTCCTGCTCATCGGGAGCCTTGCCACTGCTGACTTCCTGGCCGGCTTGGGGCTGATATTCCACTTTGCCTTCGTCTATTGCATCCAGTCGCAGGCGCTGAACCTCATCACTGTAGGGCTGCTGGTGACCTCGTTCACTGCCAGCGTGGGCAGCCTGCTGGCCATCACTATAGACCGCTACCTTTCCCTCTACAATGCACTGACTTACTATTCAGAAAGGACAGTCACCAGGACTTACATCATGCTGATCCTGACATGGGGCTTTTCCATCTGCTTTGGGCTACTGCCCGTCATGGGCTGGAACTGCTTGAAAGACATCTCCACCTGCAGCATCGTGAAGCCCCTGACCAAGAACAACCTCATCatcctctccatctctttcttcaTGGTCTTTGCAGTGATGTTGCAGCTCTACATACAGATCTGCAAGATAGTTTGCAGGCACGCCCACCAGATTGCTGTGCAGAGGCACTTTCTGGCCACCTCGCACTACGTCACCACCAGAAAAGGCATCTCCACCTTAGCTGTCATCTTGGGGACTTTTGCTTCTTGCTGGCTGCCCTTTGCCATTTACTGCCTCCTGGGGGATTACACCTACCCAGCCCTCTATACCTACATGACCATCCTCCCTGCTACCTACAACTCCATGATTAACCCTGTTATCTATGCCTTCAGGAACCAAGAGATCCAGAAAGTGCTGTGGACTGTATGCTGTGGGTGCTTCTCTTCCACAATGCCTTTCAGGTCCAGATCTCCAAGCGATGTCTGA